The following proteins come from a genomic window of Cyanobacteria bacterium GSL.Bin1:
- a CDS encoding DUF760 domain-containing protein, with product MVFDPNFFNSDASDNQSSASSDEQPDNSLLEYLQQQNPDVLAEIARSISPDAKQIVSQNVQGLVGMLPSEHFQVQVTTDQDNLSNMLASAMMTGYFLRQMEQRMELETRMDHSQDI from the coding sequence ATGGTATTTGACCCTAACTTCTTTAATTCTGACGCAAGCGACAACCAATCATCCGCGTCTTCTGATGAACAACCTGATAATTCACTCTTGGAATATCTCCAACAACAAAATCCTGATGTTTTAGCGGAAATTGCTCGCTCCATCAGCCCCGACGCCAAACAAATTGTATCCCAGAATGTGCAAGGGCTGGTCGGGATGCTTCCTTCTGAACATTTCCAAGTTCAAGTCACTACCGATCAAGATAATCTATCCAATATGTTGGCTTCAGCAATGATGACCGGTTACTTCTTGCGCCAAATGGAGCAGCGTATGGAACTCGAAACTCGTATGGATCATAGTCAAGATATTTAG